The window CCAACGAAATACTTATACAACAATGCCGTTTTGGTTGTGTATATAGCCTGCTCTCTGCTATACAACAATTAAGAATGGGGTCATGTTCACCAACTCGTGATGCAAACACCTATTATAACACTTGCATGCATATAACAACGTGAGTAGATTATAGTCACAATCTATATAATAACTGAAACAGAGAGCGAAACGTATAGCAGAAACattaacaattttgaaaaaataaatccttcaaaaatatttaattatttctatatcTACCTATATGGAGTAGACCAAGAGATCACTCAGAATCATCTTTGCCAATATTACTCATATACTTACATCTTTCGTCTCGTATGGGTCGAGTTCAAGAAGAGGGAAGGGGTCCGGTTCATGGCTTCCGGTTATCGACCGTGAGTTCGTCCCGGCCAACAGAGACCGGTACCACTCACGAGCTCACCGGTTTAGACCTCGCCATGAAGCTCCACTACTTAAAGGTGGTTTACATTTACTCTGCCGAGACAGCAAGTGACTTGACCGTGATGAACGTCAAAGCCCCCTTGTTTCCAGTGTTCGATCAGATCTCATGGATCACTGGCAGGTTAAGGCGGCACGAATCGGGACGCCCGTACATAAAGTGCAACGACTGCGGCACACGTTTCGTGGAAAGTCATTGTGATCTCACAGTGGACGAGTGGCTCCGTGTACCGGACCGGTCCGTTGATGAGTCCTTGGTTTACCATCAACCTGTTGGACCAGAAATGGCATTCTCTCCTTTGATTTATATTCAGGTGCGTACGTATATATCTCTACTAATTTACGTAACGAACAAATTAAAAGTccacacatttaaaaaaaaaagagaatacaTGTATATCTATTTTGATAGCcacataaaaactaaaaacatcgGTTTAATTCGGTATAGATGACCCGGTTTAGCTGCGGTGGATTAGCTTTAGGCTTGAGCTGGGCTCATATTATGGGAGATCCATTATCGCTTTCTCATGTCTTCAACTTATGGGCTCGGGCTTATGTTGGTGAGAAGATCCACTGTCCCAAAACCTCTGAGTTAGAAAGAGTGTTTCAAAACCCGAACTCAACGGGCAAAGAACCGGAATCAATCAAACGGGTTGACCCGGTTGGGGATCTATGGGTCGCTCCAGGTAACAACAAAATGACAACATTCTCCTTCAATTTAACGGTTAACGAGATTAAATCACATTTTCCGGCGACCGGAGAAAACGAATTCGAGATTCTCAGCGGGATCATATGGAAATGTATAGCCAAAGCGAGAGGAGAATCAGCTCCGGTTACGATTACGGTTATCAAATCGGATCCGAACGGGTTAAAACCCAGAGCGGTGAGAAACAGTCAGATGATAAGTTCCGTTCACGTCGATTTCTCGGTGGCGGAGGCGAGTTTGGAAGAGATTGTGAAATCGATCGGTGAAACGAATGACGAGAGGTTTGGGATCGATGAGACTGTTGACGATGTTACGGATTTTATTGTTTACGGAACGAATTTGACATTTGTGGATCTGAGCGGAGTTGATTTTTACGAGGCGAAAGTTATGGGGAAGTCGCCGGAATCGGTTTATTGTAATGTTCAGGGAATAGGTGACGGTGGAGTGGTGGTGGTTATGCCGGGGGgtgtggaggaggaagagagggcTGTGACGGTGACGTTATCGGATGATGAGATTGAGAAGGTGAAATGTGAAATGAACAAGTGTGGATTGATCACGGTGTTAGTTGTAGCTAACGGTGAatgacaaaaaaatggtttggtCTATTGTTTCaaacattgttttattttgtggtatttttttttaaaactttttctatttttctatgcaaaaattaaatgttttaaaattttctttaccaATCATATTTGACATTATGATTTCTTATTGAttgagtttattttatttaataatgtataaaacagataaattaaatgaaatgaaatatatatttttaaaaaaactaaaacatcatttaaaatgaaacagtaagaatatattttactattagtTTTATTGCTATGATGTGTGTATTGATAGTGAAATAAGTACCATTTGGTTTCTATGTCATGATCCTACATCCTCCTAAATGTTTTACCAGCCTATGAATATGAAATTCAGCATGAGCACACCCAAAATGCAATCATGTTTTTGACAAGAAGTTTCAAAGAATATCAAAGGTATATTCCAAATATGAATAATAACTATTGGTAGGGGAAATGATATGTTTACATGATGATATACATATCCCTAATagatgattataattttgactttattaatatctaaaaataacCATTCTGagttatatttaatattaattaaatactatttatatggtttatttgttgtattaaaCATTTTACTAGCGtgcaaaatctaaaatttaatattgatcTTAAAGATAATTATTGAATTACTTCCATATCCTCTACAACAAATGtaagaatattataaaataaaaaaggatcaaacaaaatctttatcaagatatttttttctaagataccatataatttgaattgtaagagagaaataaaagcaattatacaaaaataaagataaaaacaattgaattatatatatggaaaaagaaattaaagaaggtGGCGAGCAtgtaaattgttaattagtATCCTTATGTTTATATGTAAACCAAAGAGAATAATATGAATTGGCCATTTTCTAATTTCTGAGCTGTTTATGTTACACCCTATATATCCTCTGGATTCTCttattcaatttttcttctctctcttagaTTCTTCACAGCaacacaaaacaaccaaaaccctaattttttaagaaaattgtttcaacagaaaaaacaaaaacaactatGGATCGTTCGTCTATGGCCTCCTTatagattcttcttcttaattttgtgtttcgttttggttgttttttttttctttgggggaGAAGAGAACGTGGCAGAGTTAAAGGTACCATTCGAATATTCTAAATAAAGCACGTTCTTGCTCGTGATATTATTTGCCTACTTTtgaatttatcttttttcttttgtttgtacGATCACTATCTCGAATTTTTTCGTTTGAGTTCTTTgtaattttgatgatttgtgAGAAGCAAAATTGGATTTAGTCTTTTGGCGTGTTCTTCAActttctttgttatttgttatttaatttactGACGATATTTTAGTGGTTTAGAGAATTAAcagttaatattttgttaaaaaggtAACGTATATGAGAGGGTTTTGAGGTTTTAtacgttaaaaaaaattcttacaaaaatcagaagaacaagtcttaatccaaaattttcaaaacttcaaGGACCGTAGATTCTACTTTTGAAGTAAAAAAGtatttgtctctttcttctcttctttcttcttgtatttttgttgtttggagttTCAAGATTTGTCTTAGCTATCATCATTAgtcgatttttttcttattttgatttcgATATGATTCTAAATTTCTCTCTTCAGTTTCCTATATTTGCCTGTTCTGCCATCTGTTgggaattttaatatatttctttctgAAACCAATTCTTGTGTTTTTGGTTGATG is drawn from Camelina sativa cultivar DH55 chromosome 1, Cs, whole genome shotgun sequence and contains these coding sequences:
- the LOC104788892 gene encoding protein ECERIFERUM 26-like — encoded protein: MGRVQEEGRGPVHGFRLSTVSSSRPTETGTTHELTGLDLAMKLHYLKVVYIYSAETASDLTVMNVKAPLFPVFDQISWITGRLRRHESGRPYIKCNDCGTRFVESHCDLTVDEWLRVPDRSVDESLVYHQPVGPEMAFSPLIYIQMTRFSCGGLALGLSWAHIMGDPLSLSHVFNLWARAYVGEKIHCPKTSELERVFQNPNSTGKEPESIKRVDPVGDLWVAPGNNKMTTFSFNLTVNEIKSHFPATGENEFEILSGIIWKCIAKARGESAPVTITVIKSDPNGLKPRAVRNSQMISSVHVDFSVAEASLEEIVKSIGETNDERFGIDETVDDVTDFIVYGTNLTFVDLSGVDFYEAKVMGKSPESVYCNVQGIGDGGVVVVMPGGVEEEERAVTVTLSDDEIEKVKCEMNKCGLITVLVVANGE